CTGAAGCCCTGCACGACTTGCCCTGGGGTCATGGTATTCTCAGACCTTCATTTATCTGCTCTTAGGAGCCATAAGGTTAATCAATACTCTGTCTCACCAGACAGTCCCATTGATTGGCTCAGCATACACGTCTAATCCTGTAatatgagttttcttttcaaagctcCAGATATATTTACCTTTAATACAATGCTTTATAATGCaacatataattatttttaatgagatgtTTGTTCTACTTTTCCTCAGGCTTCTTTCCCCAAGTCTTCAAATTCACCAACAGAGGCTCTGGAACGTAGAACAGACCCTTTGAGTAATGTAGGAATTTTGTGAAAATAGCACTATTCTCCAAAGCTGTACTGCAATTTTAATTGAAACAGTTATAACTGGGCAACACTATAGTTTAACCTGATTTAGGACTTAAAATCATAATGTATACATTCTAGTATTTTTAATCAATGTTGGAACTGGTTAAAAGGGACCTCATCACAATAAACACTGCAGTTATTAAAACTGCAACAATTACGAGTgttaattttcctttccagcTTCCATGAGATTTGTTTCCATTACATGTTATATTTAGCTGGTAAGAGGCCAGCAGCATTATCACTTATTTTTTGCTCCCCCTCACAATCACCATTTGCAACGTTTTGATTATTGACACTGGTGGAGGAATCTGAAATGCAGATCAAAACAGCTGtcaaaaaaagagacttttatAATATAGTCAAGCTACATGGCAGTACAGAAATATGCATGGAATGCTTCTAATAGTGATGATTTTGaccttcattcttttctcattctcatcatcatcatcatcagagGCATAACTGCATCTTCCACTTATCCCAAGCACTACTTTTAGCCTTCAATACAAGTCACAccttttcagcagcaaaactaGATTTGTCCCTTGCATCAGCCTACGCAACAAATTTCCCCACCTCCACTTAGGTAGCAAGGGGCAATAATTGACAATTCTGTTTTATCAGGTGGGAACTTGGAGAGAAGACTTTGCAGTGAAGAAACTACTAGCGATGATGACTTACATTTTAAGAATATGGTACATGCTTGTGCTCATACTATGTCCAAATACAGCTGAGGATTTCCAGTGGATGAAGGATAATCCAGGCTCCATTATGGCACTTTTCCAACCAGTACTTTTCATCTACAGCTGTTCATGGTTTTTACAATGCTCTAGACCCACTTACGTATTTTCCCAAGAAAGGTACCAAAAGGTTCTCCTTCCAGAGAAAGGCATTGACCCAACAGACATCTCCTTCCAGGGAAAAGGCTGAGGCAAAAAAACAGGCCCTTGCAGAATGTGTACTCAATACTGTCTACTGTTGCAAGACATGGGAGCATAAGGATTCACATACGCCTGCACTTCTTGTAGGCATTTAGAACAGTAAACTCAGAGTAAAACGCTAACAGATTAATGTTTCATATACAGACTTCCGGATATGTCCGTGATTGAATAGGATTTATGATATAACAGATCATATCTGAGAACTCTTCTCCTCTTTGATAAATTACCTGTAACTAATGAAgaactacaaaagaaaaaaaataccctctTTTCTTATGTTAGTATATCTAATTGACTACTTAGTAGTGCTTTACGAaaccttgttttttcttccaaacataGTTGCACACCTCcccctgccacacacacacacacacacacacagagtttttTTCAACCTAAAAGAACTAGGAGGAACTATCCCTCTAGAAACATTCTAGAGCCATTTTACGATATTGatttcccattttaaaacaacaacaaaggtGGCATGCTTCGTTTGCTCTACCGATTCATCAATATTCCTCGATATTCCTCAGACACTTCAATTTAGGAAGCCAAGGACTGGTATTTTCAAATAGTTTCTTTCCTGATAATCTCAGAGAATCAAAGCCACCAAAATATTTCCCAAATCTGTCTcagttttgcagaatttttatgggaaaagaaatattccaaaatactccagtatttccatttttgtgGAAAGTCAAAATGCTTAACTGtaacaataaaaaatgcatttcagctttgaataaaatgaagaacatcCTTTTTGTCTGAATATCTTGAAAGGTTTTCTAGgtatacttcagaaaaaaataactaaaactAATCAGATGCTTTGAAAATCTAtatgaatgtttttcattttttggcaGAATTGTGATACACCAACACTACATAATTGGTATTTTAACTAATATAGTTAGAAGTTAGATTCCATTGAGGTTTTCCACATATATGAAGACTAAGGTTTTCATAAAAGAGGTCTCAGGAAgaattaagagaaaagaaaccaatTATGCCTAAAgtgctaaaacagaaaaaaatggaggaaaaaattcACTTGACCTCTCTCAAGCAAGAAGTTTGAAAGAATATCTTAAAAATCCAGGGAGAGATTGCAGCTCTAAGGCTCAAAGGTCTGTTGTGTGGTAGGGATTGATAGGATGAGTTCAGGACTTGTTTTTCAGAGTGGATTAAGGCACAAATcacaatattttgaaatttactCACTACTGTGGGCTTGTATTTTGAGACACTTACTAAAATTTGTTTGTATGAATTAGCTACGTGGTCATTATAGAAAATGAATCTCTTCCTTTATTAGCTTTCATCAATCAAAATTCAGTTGGCATTGGCTTATGTGACATAACTTTCTATTTTCACTTATTCTTGAAAATCTGAGCGTATAGTTGCTTAGAAGAACAACATACATTAatattcagtttcattttataACTGTTTCCAGTATGAGATAGTAAATGAGAAAGCCTGTGTGATCATGACTTTGTACCTGAGTAttaagtgacttttttttttttttttttttttaatattgtggTATCTGGAGTTGTTTTTACAATACAATCTTTGTGAAGAGATTTGACTGAATAGTTCAGCACGTTAGTGTTTCAGTGCCTCTCTGTAAACATTTGATTTAACACAAATtagttttccagagaaaaatgtCTTCCTTAGCAAGTCTAGTCAAGACCGGGGACTAAGTTTAATTAGGTTTAATTCCCCATAATTTTTACTTATGAGTCTAGTATTTGTCAAAAGTGTCTGCAGTCAAATATATTGCCTTAgtggaaaaatatctgaagttaAGCTGGGATATCCAGAGGAAACTCCTACAGTAAAGAATAAGAGAATTAAAGTTAAAACTGGAAATACTACCTATTATTGGGTATACTATTTCTTGCTACAGGGAAATTCAAATGAACTACAAAAGCAGGAATGGGAAATCCCTAATGCACCTGCTAGGGTATTTTAGTAAAGACTGAATTGCCAGAAACTAGATCCAGCCCTGTCAGAagagaatttctgaaaatgcaggTCACAGTAATTGCTGTTCTTTCAGGACATAGCATAGCCTACGCCAAAAACAATTTCTATTGGTATCTACTGTCTTAGTTTGAAATACAAATTGATCATGGTTCCTGGTACTGTAAGTGGTCCTGATAAACTATTCAATTTATCAACATGACACAGTTAGATTTAACCTAAACACAACCCCCACTCCCTGCAACATATGGAATGTGCAGCTCTCCAGGCAGTTCTGATGATTCTGCATCAAGCTTTAAGGTGCTTAGAATAATGTTCAAGGATTTTTAGAATAATGTTCAAGGATTTTTGTGTGTTCCAAAATTGTCACAGTTTGTATAGAAGACTTGTAAGATATCCAATGTTTATATATAGCTGACATGTATAAATTCCTTATATGACACATTTCACATACATTTGATATCTTTCCTGAACTACTCTTGCAAAAGGGCTGAAGAGCTGAAATGTTTGGGGTCAAGATTCACAGGCTTACAGTTGGCTACAACCAAGATCAGGTATACTCAAATCCCTTACTGGCCCATTCAAAGCCTTATTTGTGCAGACAGGTCTATGAAAAAAACTGCAGTCACACCAACCTTGGTATGAGTAGTAAAACAGGTCTGCAATAGCAGAAGTGCAGAAACAGAAGTCAAATGCAAATATATGGCACCCCTGGATGTACCTTAAGTTCAGTTGCTCTTCCGTCATTATTTTTTAGATATGCAAATTACAAACACTGACATAAACTTAGCTGTGCTGCAAAATATCTTAACTCATTATTCCATCTTCAATTTCCACGGTCACTAAAACAACATAATATAAGACTTCTCTGtagaatcaagaaaaaaaaaaaacacactgaaaaaggAAGTACACAAAGCAAAGAGAGCCATCAtctaaaagcaaatgcagaaagtaACTGATGCAATCCTCTTCTGTGCAATTTTTCCTCGGTTTTTCTCTGTTCAGTACTATTTAAGATAAAGGAATAACTGAAGAGCTATTCTGTGTGGATTTGATATATGTTATTTGGATCTTCTTGTTGGATGACATTCAGTTACTGAAGGAGCTGAAAATTAATCACTATACTCTATATTTCATGGCCTCAGATTATGCCCACTGGCCTAACAATTTTATCTTTGCAGTGTAAGAAGGCAAGTAATTTTACTTCTAAGGATACTACAGATGTTTAACATTACTGTTAACTaggtttctgtttctctgtctgGGCCCTTATATTGTATCCATTACTATAATATGAAATTGCTtggcttagattttttttagatttctatttttccagTTAGCTGAAAAACTGCTCAGGTAatttcttgtgtgtgtgcatgtgcatctGTGTGCGCTTCATCAGCAGAACAAGTGAATGAAAAGGGAATACAGTTCTACGATGATACAATTAACAGTCTTTTGGAAAACAGTACTATCCCTACTGTGAGCCTCTACCACTGGAATCTTCCACAGGTTAGAAAATACTCAAATTAGTGAGGTGTCTAATCTAAATGTTTCTGATAGTAAATTTATTCATAAATTTAAGAACTATGtatacattaaaaaagtttaaagatgCCTGCATGCTTTTAAGGGTATTTATAATTATTCtctatttatttgcattttataagCATTTTTGTACACCCTTCTGAACCACTGCACACTTCCTGAAATATAAGTAAAAATCTTTGTTAATAAGGAACAGAACACTGAACTTTAAAGGACATTATTAATTCTTTCAATTCTTGTTTATGAAGGTTCTTGAAGAAAAGTATGGTGGCTGCCAAAATAAgcataatttattattttaatgattatgCAAATCTATGTTTTGAGAAGTTTAGTGATCATGTGAAACATCAGATTACTTTTAGTAATCCTTGGGTAAGTTATCAATGCTTTCCTTCTAATCATTCTACTTGTACAGCTGTTACAAAACTCCTTGGAAGTGACATGAAAGGAAAAGTAGGTTAAAAATTCTAAGAGAAATAATTAATCTGCGATTAACCTTTGTGCCCAAAATCTCAGTGGCTAGTTCTAGTCAAATACTACACATAGGCAGAGTTTCAAAAGATATTAAATTGCTGTgaagttttggggaaaaaaaaatcatcagccAGAAAGGAGAGATGCATAGAAATCAGAAAGGTAGTTTATAACTTGTCTTGCTGTGTTTAAACATGGAGCAGCAAGCAGGCAGTCAGTCCGCTAACACTAGACAGCAACATGTTGTTTCAAACAAGCCACAACATACTATCAGCCAAGTAATGGAGTAGTAGATGGGAGCTAAGGAGAGGACACTGAGAAAGGAGAATGGAAAGGATTGAGAGACCGAGAGAAAGACAGACCATGCAGAAGGGCATGGGATCCAGATCCATAGGACAATAGTGAATTAATTAGTTCTACTGTTCAAAGAATCACTTCTATGTATTCATAGGCAGTTGCTGAAAAGGGTTATGAAACAGGAGAACATGCAGCAGGACTGAAGCTGGGTGGATGTGGAGCATACAAAGCCATGCATCATATAATTAAAGTAAAACTATAAATGTGGTTTCTATTCTACTTTGTAAATAGAGTGGTTTTGAGATTGAAAGGGAGAAGacatttttgattctttttaaacAGGAATACAAAGTTTTGTAATCATGTTGGTTTCCAAAGAGCACACCAAAATTACGCCCTGCTGTTCAAGTAGCCTGACTATAAACCGCTGCATATTCAGGCTTAGCAGGTATATATGCATAGGTGCTTGATATATGAAACTTCATTGTAACAATTTcgatttttttcttaaagtcttGAAACATACCATAAAACTGGTTAGATAAAAAATGTCCAGGTGACTCTAAAAAGGAGTAATACCCTGACCTAGTGAAAGGAACTCAGATTTTGCAAGTGACTTCCATGAGGCAATGTCTCATAGAAATAAACTTCCACTTGcctaaaaagaataaagtacGTAAAGATACATAGTATGGGTATAAAGTAGGTAAAGACTAAAGAGGCTGGAGAGAACACTATACTGAATGCTTCATATTACCTTAATTGGGACCTCATGGAATTTAGGAAAGGAATCTTGCATAAATGCTTTTTTGATGTCTTATATAAAATCAATGtggtattttcagaaatgcaataaCTCCCCTCCGTCCTCACCAACATCCTATACTGACTAAAgcataaaagattaaaatatgcATAAGCTTTTTTACTTACATACTCACACATCAGTGTGGCACTCTTATAATCCCACATGGTGTAGTGAACAGCAAGGTAGTAAGTATTCATTCTGTTAAGGATGCTTCTATTTATGTTAAGTACTTAAAGATTATAAAATGATCATTCTGCAGTTTATGCATATTTTAAGGTATGGCTGGAATTTCCTTAACTAGCAGCTGAGGTAAACCTGCTGTGGATCAATGATCCACATATCCAAACAGATACAAAAGCTGCTGAAAGATATATACAGTTTCATTTGGGAGGGTTTGCAAATCCAATTTTCAAAGGAGACTATCTAGAAGTTATGGAGAATTACGTAGGCAAGCCACAGCAACTGACGATACCATGAATAAATTATAACTACATCACATTACAATGGAATAGCCCCTGATCAACCAAAGGCAAAGTAGAGACAAGGCTAACACAACAAATTGCCCAGGGACTGGAGCACTTGCTTTCTTGTCATGTTATGTTTCCAAGCATTCTGTTGACATTTAGAATACTCTTTGGGGAAATTCTTCTTTAACTCACTTCTCCACGTACACGACTAATACTTCTCCAAACTAAAGGCTGAACGCTTCTTTCATATTAAGGAGAAAGCAATCAAGCTAGATTGTCCTGTACTttaagtttagaaaaaaaaatgcgtTCATTGTttgtaatacaaagaaaatgtatttttgagcatcacaaaatttcattttctgtgcttaCGATACATAGAAAGAGTGCCTAGAAGGGCCAAAGTACCTCAAGATTACCAACTTTCTCAGTGCAAGAGAAAAGTTATATTAAAGGCACATTGGATTTCCTGGGCGTAGGTCATTTTACTACTTGTTACATTATACAGAAGAGCCTTCCCTCTCTAAACACGTCCAGCTACAACATGGACTCTGATTTGGCAGAACTGGAAGACCCAAATGGCCAGCACCAGGATCTGAATGGTTATACTGTGTGCCTTGGGAATTCAGAATATTATTCAACTTCATTAAGGTGATTATGGAGTAAATCTTTCAAAGAAGTGAACCAAAAGTCTGGTTACATAAAGGAAACATACCTTCATTAGTAGGACAGAT
The sequence above is a segment of the Rhea pennata isolate bPtePen1 chromosome 10, bPtePen1.pri, whole genome shotgun sequence genome. Coding sequences within it:
- the LCTL gene encoding LOW QUALITY PROTEIN: lactase-like protein (The sequence of the model RefSeq protein was modified relative to this genomic sequence to represent the inferred CDS: inserted 6 bases in 4 codons; deleted 1 base in 1 codon; substituted 3 bases at 3 genomic stop codons), translating into MVPDKGITEELFCVDLIYVIWIFLLDDIQLLKELKINHYTLXISWPQIMPTGLTILSLQSEQVNEKGIQFYDDTINSLLENSTIPTVSLYHWNLPQVLEEKYGGCQNXSIIYYFNDYANLCFEKFSDHVKHQITFSNPWAVAEKGYETGEHAAGLKLGGCGAYKAMHHIIKLFYLHTHTSVWHSYNPTWCSEQQGMAGISLTSSXGKPLWINDPHIQTDTKAAERYIQFHLGGFANPIFKGDYLEVMENYVGKKSAXKGQSTSRLPTFSVQEKSYIKGTLDFLGVGHFTTCYIIQKSLPSLNTSSYNMDSDLAELEDPXWPAPGSEWLYCVPWEFRILFNFIKTQDGNPLIYVTENGVSEKVXCTQLHDEXEYLKGYINEILKDPLMTHMEMVIEIVVPTVFTFCILISAVLLMFVL